A window of Diospyros lotus cultivar Yz01 chromosome 14, ASM1463336v1, whole genome shotgun sequence contains these coding sequences:
- the LOC127789955 gene encoding tropinone reductase homolog isoform X3 gives MEIGTGVGEERWSLKGMTALVTGGTRGIGHAIVEELAGRGAAVHLCSRNQAELEECLRKWRGEGLSVTGSVCDVVSRTQREKLMEEVSDVFAGKLNILVNNAGTVFMKDATDVTAEDYALQMGTNFEASYHLSQLAHPLLKASGNGSVVFNSSIGGLVAMPKSSVYAASKGAMNQLTRNLACEWAKDNIRVNCVAPGFITTTIVDPAVQAPFISRVPAGRPGRATEISPVVAFLCFPAASYITGQVIAIDGGFTANGFTATEY, from the exons ATGGAAATCGGCACCGGAGTTGGGGAGGAAAGGTGGTCTCTCAAGGGAATGACGGCTCTGGTCACCGGCGGCACCCGAGGCATCGG GCATGCGATAGTGGAAGAACTGGCGGGACGTGGAGCCGCCGTTCACCTGTGCTCGCGAAACCAGGCGGAGCTGGAAGAATGCTTGCGAAAATGGAGAGGCGAAGGGCTCAGCGTGACGGGCTCTGTGTGCGACGTGGTGTCGAGAACGCAGCGGGAGAAGCTCATGGAAGAAGTCTCCGACGTCTTCGCCGGAAAGCTCAATATTCTT GTAAACAATGCTGGAACTGTTTTCATGAAGGATGCCACAGACGTGACTGCTGAAGATTATGCCCTTCAGATGGGCACAAATTTTGAGGCCTCTTACCACTTATCTCAACTTGCACACCCTCTCCTCAAGGCTTCTGGAAATGGAAGCGTTGTGTTTAACTCTTCTATTGGCGGTTTGGTTGCAATGCCAAAATCTTCTGTTTATGCAGCTTCAAAag GAGCAATGAATCAATTGACAAGGAACTTGGCATGCGAGTGGGCGAAAGACAATATTCGTGTAAATTGCGTCGCTCCAGGATTCATTACAACCACTATTGTGGATCCAGCTGTA CAAGCACCTTTTATCAGTCGAGTTCCAGCGGGCCGGCCGGGACGGGCCACTGAGATTTCACCAGTAGTGGCATTTCTTTGCTTCCCCGCTGCTTCGTACATCACTGGGCAAGTCATTGCCATTGATGGCGGCTTTACTGCAAATGGTTTCACTGCTACTGAATACTAA